The window AAGCGTGGTCCGTTTAATAATAGGGGGTAAGGTGGCCAAACGAGCTTCTCTCCATTCCATTCCAAGCCTTTGGAATCATGCATTGGCGTCATCGaaattgttatttgttttgaaGCCACTTTTTGTATTCAAGTGAAGGAAAAAAGTTTATAGGCGATGATTCTTTGGGGACCACTATTTACTGTACTATCAAAATCTAAAACACCCAAGCCCTTGTTATTCACATACATTGGTTGCAACTTTTAACATTGATAGTGACAGATTATGACTAGCTAACCccattttttgttcttattttctcTTCCTATCACATTTAAAGGATTGATGAAAATAACACTCCCCAAACAAAATTGGTTCCCATATTAAGGAGGAAACATGGGGGAGGGGATGAGATTTTTCTTATCCTTCTTTTCTTGCATGCCAGCATCTAGGCAgcttttttcttgctttgtttcaAAGATATCCAAGATGATTAAAGTGAAGGGTGTTGGGTGGAATAAGATTCACATAAAATAGAGGACCacaacaaaaaaggaaagaagaagaagaagagatgaAGCATATGTTCCAAattcaatcatttttttttttacaacaaAGTTTCatctacatatatattatgtcccaatttcaaagcaaaaatcaTTTGAAACTTCATTAGGAAATACCCAAAGGTTGATTCAACATTTTATTCATTAGATATCTACCAAACTTTATAATTTGCATTAGTATGGTGGAATTAAGTTCACCAAAtaattctttcctttttagatgctaatattattataaaaaaatatatatatgaactGGGATGTAACCCAATAATCCGGCATAGAGTTGGTTGAGGTTTAGATTATCAGATTAGGTCATTACATTGCAATATTCAATCTAGAATCTGTGCTTTATGCCAGGACAGTTCATTGGTTGGTGGTTGTCATGTAAGAAGTGGTTAAACACCCtccccttttttatttctttaatttttttttattatagaaCAAATATACAGCTAATCCAGTTTTGCTTTAGATTTTAGCATAAGGAGGTTATGCAATGACCATCTAAGATTTCAGAAGACAATGAAAGCATAATTTGTCCTCCTAACCGTTTGACTTGATGGTCCAAGCTCTAATATAGAACAAAGAGTATACAAGTCTTGATTACAATATCTATAAGATTTGTTTAATACAATGAAATAAGGTAAGAaggaaaagataattttattttttatattaaaaaaaaatcaaagaagaaaaagaaaagcaaaaaggaAAACCCACCCTTCTTTTTACCTTTGGCAATGTCATGGTCGGAATATTGGATATTCCCATTCTCTTTTAAGCATTGGATGCTCCCTCTTTGGAGTACCCAAAGTCCTTTGAAAGGACTCCCAACTCATAACCCCAAATCtacaagagaaagaaagcaaaagcTCCCCGTAAGTTGCATTACACTCAACAAAAGAGAACGCAACGAAAGTTAATGGGGGTTGAAATATACTACCACTTTATGATGCATGAATGACTCTGAGTTGGCCAAATGGGATgcgagacagagagagagagagtggaatCATGACTCATTGAAATATGAACGATGCCGCACAATCGGCTTGCCCTCCACATATATATCGACAAACATCGGCCCACATTTAAAAGCCCATAGTTTTTTTTCCCCCTCTTTCATATCATATGATATTTTGCTTTCAACATATCGAATTATCAACGTAAAATCATATGGAACTTGATGTGGTGGGGGCTACCATTGCACAAACTAACTTTCCTGTTCCATTATGGAAAGTCTGGtgaaatttaattcaaaattatacatatattaaaaaatattataataataatttgaagTGGTTCAATATTTGTGATGATAATATTTTGTTAAGCACTTTGAAAGATGCTTTATCAAAAGAGTCAAATGACATCATTgaggaggaaaaagaaagagagttCGTGATATGTCTTGATCCTCCTTATAAGACAAGATAGCTATATGCTTAGagcaaaaaatattaaaccaAGGGATTGTGGAGCAAGCAAACATTTCCACCTATCTAATCATTGTTGGAAgaatagaaaatatataaagaaaaccCTTAGGTTAAGCTATCTATCAGGTCAGGATTAGCCATGTAAAACTAccccttgaaaaatcacactaCAACTTTATTAATGGTGTGACCTTCAGATTGGAAAAAGGCAGGTCCAGGAATTGCCCTTTGGTGCATGGAGGGCCCAGATCTTTCACATTATTTCTTAGATAAAATCAATGGTTAGGCAGCACGTGTCGGTTCGAGACTGGTCCAAAAGCGGACCACAAGGACTATAAAGATCCTACGCCCTTAAATTCAACGACAAAGTACAAGGATTGGAGGCATGCCACAACTTTGGACATTGTCATTAATTCTCAGGTTTAGGACTACTGTCCACCTAAATGGGCTCAACTTTAGCTTGTTTTTGTTGTTATCAGTTCACACCCAAATGGAAAATGAGCACATGGGCAAGAAACCCAAGTTCCCAGATTTTAATTGTTCATTCTTGGGGCGCATCAtatggaaaagaaaatcataacGTTCGTGTTCCtatttgaaaaaagaatagTGATTGCACAAATTATTCAGATATTCTGTTCAATAGGTATCATACATCAATTTGGAAGGAACTTTCAAATCATGCAACTCAAACAATCACAACAAAAAGAAGGATGGGATGCCATGAATTAAAACTTCAATTCTTTAGTATGATACAATGCACCAAGCAGATGCTGTTGTTAGCTCAGTAGGTCTTGAGACCGACAATTGATCTGTTCAGTGGAGGTAAAAGAGTAGAGTGTATTGGATGAGAGTATGAGAGGATAAAGGTGAGAGTTGGACCGATAAGCAGATTCACAGTTGAGCTGCATTCAGCCCAAGAAGTACTAATACATATGCTTGAATACTAGTCCAACAGTATCCTACTATAACTCTTCAGTGACGTAATTACCAGCAAACAGGATTCAAGCAAGTTTAATCAAAGACAGACCGAGTACACAAACATTTCCATTAGTCActaaattcttgaaaaatgGACAAAACCCTGCTTATTTTATAGTTCTTTGACTATAATGGACAAAATCAGTTACAAATTTGGTACTGATGGGAAGTCACAGGGGTGTAATTTCAACTATGCCTGCCAGCATCGTCCTCTCCAAATCATGTTCATCAATCCACATTGAACTTTGTCTGTGCAGTAGCTCACGCATCTCTTTCTTCTTACCCTCATGTTTTTTTTGTGTTGTTCTCCAATATTCAAGCTTTTCTGCTCTTTCTTTCAACTGCATTCATACAAATCGAAATCTTGAGCATAAGATAGAGAGCTTATATATGCAGGATCAAGTaacttattttcaaattaaaaattagaaataagGTCACAACCATGAGGTCTAACATGttcatgtacatatatatagagTGAACAGATAGCAGACAGTGTGTCCTTAACATGAAAGGATTTCAATGCATTTAAATGATCCATAAGACCCTAGAATGGCAGCAACGGCAGTAAAAGAGAACTTGCACCCAGCAGTATATgtgaaaacaacaaaatcctAACGACTGTTCTGCAGATAAGCAACATGATCACATTAAAGCATGAAAAAAACTTCTGCTTTGAGAACAAGAAATGCTTCAAAAAAGCCAGTTCCTATCCAGCTCCACACGCAATCAACCATATCCTAAATAACAAAGATTGCTTATTGACAACAATTATTGCCAGTTATACGAGATGTTTACAATTCTACTCTATGTCTCCTTAATGCCAGCAATTCCTTGCTCATATCTACAAGTGCAGATTTAACAAGTCTATGATAACTTGAAAGGTTCAATTTTGGAAGTCATATTTTTGATGCCGCAATGGCTAGTATGGTCTATGGATGGCCAATCTCAACACAGCTCATAGTCTTTTGTTTCTGTGTTAGCACCCTTCCATTGAATACAAAAATGACTTGGTAATAAGCAAGGTATTGTCCTCAAAAATCTTTTGGTTGCCATAATTGTCGGGCATAGTTTTTTCACTTAGCTTTAGTAAACTGAGAATCAACCATATTTACCAAGGTAGTCGAGGGAATAAGTATTATAATATCCAACATTCATACACCCAAttccaattctttttttccatttttctcaaTATACAAAGTGTAAAAGCTATAACATTAGTTCTTCGATTCTCTTTATACAAGGGAAAAAATACGCTAAGGAGATTCTCTTACTCAACTCAAACAAACCTCCCAATTTCCAAACACCAAAATCAAACTGCATTAATATCTAACTAAACCGAAAACATTTCgatttttatccttttttacTATTGCAATTCACAATAAAATCGAAGGAAAAATAATGGGTGGTAAAAGATACCAGGGTTTGTCGAAACTCTTCTTCAGCAATCATACGCTCTTGGGCTCTAACCTTAGCAGCCTCAGCCTTAAGCCTTTTCCGCTCCTCATTGGCAACTCTAATAGCCTCTTTCCTGGCCTCTTCTTTCCTCAGCTTCTCCAGCCGCGACAGCTCCATCTCGTGGATGTATTCCTTGCGGACATCTTTGACCTGCTTGGCATAGTCTCTTCGCAACTGAGCGAGTTTCTTTTCGGCGTCTTTGGGGTCGTTGGGGCTCTTCCAGCTTCCCAAGAAGGAGCTGGGTTCTAAAAATTTGTGGCTCTGTTGGTGGTTGCTGTGGTGGGACGATTTTGAGGAGAAGGAGCGGAGTAGGGTTTTGGAGAGGGTTTTGAAAGAGGAAGAGCCAGTGGTTGCCATTGCTTCCCTCTGGGGTCCCGATTGCTGAAGCAGAAAAGGGGAGAGCTGGTTTTGTTTGGGTTGGATTAAAAGGCTGGGCCTAGATTTAgttttacaataataatttagGAACCCTTTTagatttagaatttttttttctattttcattatattttatccataatattaattaacaaaataagaaaaataactgGAAAATTCTATTAAGAAAGAACaagattttaaatcaaaatgtttaaatatCTTTGTGTGTAAAGTGGAGTACTTGCAAACTCTCTTTTCCCTAAATGGAGTTCAAATCAAAGCATTTTTAAACCATCGCCCAGAACTCACTTGGACGGTTTCAGACAGCTGATCAGATTTGGAGACAGGTTCTGACCAACCAATTTCAATGGAACCTCTAAACATGCACGAAAAATCTCTTGCCTTCTTTGGCTTTCGAATCATTTGAAGACAGCAAACTCGAGCATAAAACACGATCTATAATCTCAGTAGAAAGCGttttttgatataaattaatcaTGCTTCTATACGTCGATGCGTTCTACCAAGGTATAAAAACTATACACATCTTTTAGGAAACTATATGCGAATACCTTACAATGAATGAATTAGCTTGTTGAATGCTGTCCATGCATACACCAATGTTCCTAGCAAAACCTTTAATGTATCAGTAATGCCTTATATCTTCATGTTAAAGATTCTGGTAATGGTCTACTTAAATCCCATTAAGGAGCTCCTCAAAAACCTGTATTTCGCCCTCGGGGAATTCCATGTTCTCTAGGAAAAATCCTTCACTAAAATGTATTGGTAGCATACAACTCAGCACTGTCAGAGACTGTTTCATAGCAGGGGCCTTCAATTTGCAGTCTGGTCGACCCAAATATGAGCCATAACTTTGGTGACCAGATTCTGAGCCATAACTTTGGTGACCAGATTCTTTGGCATCAAAAGTAGGCAATCAAGGGGCCGTTCCAGCATTTCAGGTAATTTCaaagattaatttgttcatTGATTTCCACAAAATCACATATAGAACAAGGCACCACCATTTAGGACATGATTTCGAAATCCTTCCGCTGCCTTGGCATCAAAACAACCAATTGCAGCTTGCCATGCTGGCAAAGTTTGATAGGATTTGTATATACTGTAAGCTTAGCTTCATTATCACTTAAAAGAACATGTGCAATGCTGAAAGAGTCACCTTTTTCAGCAGCAAATTGCCACTCTCTCGTTGATATATTGAACCAGTCTTTCCTTGCAGATTTGGTTGCTTTAACTTCAATGTATTCTATATGACCTCCTTCCTCTTCTACCACTAAATCAAAGGGTAACCCAGTTTCATTATCCTTATTGACCCATTTCACTGTCTTACCCAGCTTGCCAGTAAAGTGTTTGAAAGCAGCAAGCTCACCCAGTTTCCCAGTTAGCAAAGCTTGTGCTGCAGAGGGTGTGCCAGTATGAAGCTGATCTCTCTGGctaaaatcaaatgaaataaacCCGGTATTAAGCTGATTTCTCTtgttaaattcaaatgaaacCAGCTCAGGGCTATCCGACACTAGACTTATATCAACAGGATCAAATGCAATTCTCACACTGGAATCAGCTGGACTGCAAGTGTTGCCATGTTCGCATTCCATACGTTCAGAATCTGGCAAAATTAGAAGTGTTGAGGTTGTTGCCTTATTGTCTCCCATGGACATACCAGTCTTGATCTCAACTGGAACACCACTGCTGGTATGTGAATCAGTGACCTCAGAACCATTATATGTATGCTTTTCTGAGCCATCATTAGGTTGTGAAATAGGTGCCTGTCTCTTACTGAGACCAGGTGCTGTTTTCCAATCCACAGGTGGCCAGCTTGAGAAAATCTCTGTTTTTTTCTTGGACTTGGAAGTGGATTGCTCATTTACTGCTGTTGGGCCTGAACTATTCTCAAGAAATTCACTATTTTGTGCCTCATTCGGTGCAAAAGAAAGGGACCAAACAGGTTCTTCATCAGGAAGTTTTGGCACCTTTTGGCTGTTCAAGATGAAAAACTCTGTCTGTTCTTCATTAGAACCAGATTTCACCATAGTTGTGACCATGTGAAGGAAATTTGCCAAGTGCAAATCAGGAGTTCCACCAAATAACAAGCGAGAAAACTCCATATATAACGCATGAGAATCTGATTCAGGAGTGGTGTACAAAATATTATCctgtaaaaattaaataaaaggtTTTAATATTTACCATATAAAATTGGAGATAATATCTATTTCTCCGTACAACCAGAAAGCCAACGATAGTTTGACCACTCAGATTtactaatttatttgaaatgaagGACATGAATGAATGGACAAAATAGATATtccatcatttaatttttctcatcAAGGAACTATAGACTAAAGTGTGGACATAACTAGTCATCGCTTATGCTAAAGATAAGCAATCTCAAAACTGGCAAGATGTAAGACACAATGTTAAGCAGTCTGCATAATGTTGTTAACACATGCCATGTATCTAGCCTGTTGAAGcacaataaaataatcaatttaTACTTCAGCATTACAGTAAGCATCTAACTACTACCATGCACAGCATGGAATTTTATGCTCTTATGCATTTCacaaaaaaagataatttatcaaaacaaaaatctaaGAATAAACAATAAAAGTACAACGGAGGGTGCTGCTATCCTACAGacaaattttcaacattaatCCTGCCAGAACTTTAATTTCAGTAGGCTTTATATAtcacataaacaaaaaaaatccacTCCATACCTGCAGAAGACAGGTGCATTTAAATTGCTTCTTCGCCACAATGCCACAGCACTTTATGACATTCCTGTAGTACAGCTTGTCAATGACaacaatttttaaatgatttatattATCAAATCCAGATTGCTTGAGTTGAATATAATTATTGGGATGAACACTGTATAAGTAGCGTTGTGCAAAAGGAAGAGCCCAGTTCACCAAGGAAGCTTTGAAGCTACCATCTGCTCGGCCACCGTACACTGCTTCACGAGTAACAACCTacgtaaaagcaaaagcatGAGGGCCAGAGAAAGGAGATACACATTCAGTAGGTCACATTTTTAGCATAGATACAAAGGGTTCAGTAGGTCATATTTTTAGCATAGATACAAAGGTAACTGCCCTTCAACTTCACGAAATATTTGTACTGACTTCTAACCTTCTAGTGATAACCTGAGCTAACCCCTCATTTCCAactaatgatatttttaagtAAGTAGATGTGTCTGTGGCCATGTGTTGGTCTACTGGTGTGGATTTAGCATCTAAAGGTTCATAAGTAGCCATTAATAATACTCTGTATTAATAAGAACACATTGGGGAAAAAAGGGAGGGACATagacaaataaacaaaaaccaTAGGAGATCATGAGAAAGCTGCATAAGTTGCAGAAAATCATaacttttaaactttaaaaaaccTAAGTAACGAGTATGCCGACTATGCAAATGGTGCATGTACTGAAAATTGAATGAAGACCATCCTTATCTGCATGACATTTTGACCTATGTGAAGCTTCCATGGGTTCAATCAGAAATATCAAAAATCTTATAAACAGTtgtacaaaataaaaaaattaaagcaccactttgacaaataaaatataatttcctCTAACAATATTTGGAATGAAATCACAAGAATTCCAAATATACCAAGAACAATTCAGATGACTTGTtattaaaaaaggaaagtgAAACAGACAAAATGCTTAACCCATATGATTGAGTTTCCAGACACTTGaaggtaaaatatttcaatatccTAAGTACTTGCTTTTCAATCACACACAAATAAGCAGATATCTTACCTCAGAAAGAACAGGAATCCCTATGGTTCGCATTAGAATGGACACTTTAGTCTGAAGTAACTCTTTCTCATTATCATTGAGAGTGCCAAAGTAGAGAAAATCAATATTATCGAAGTGCTTAaatctcttccttaacttgtCATCATCACACCAGCACACTAAACCAAAAGACGGGTGCAAGGAAACCCATTTATCTAGCACAGTGGGAAGCACAGTATACTCTGATTTATTAAGACAGTCTTTCATGTGAATGATATCTTCGGAACTTAGTAATCCAGACTTCAGTCCATCAGCCCACTTCAGAAACACTTGGAAAGCCTAAGACATTAAAGAATAGATTAGATTATAGCATGGCTGATTGAGGGACAACATAAACTCTGTTGGATTTAGTCACTTACAGCATTAGCAGCTTGCGAAGGCAAAGTAAGTGTTGATAGCTGCAGCAAAATATCAAGGTAACCACAGAAAGAAGGTTTCTCAGGCACTTTGCATTCATTAACAAAAAAGTCATGGAGACCTGGATAAACATTGGACAATATTCTGTTTAAGGGGCGCTGATTCTCAACAAATGAGCCAGACTGAGAATGATTATGCATCATTTGGTCCATCATTCCAGTTGAATCATGCCAATATACTTCTTCAGAAGACAAGAATATGCCAGACACCACATCGTCAGGCCTTGAAGCAGACTGGTATGGAACAAATATAGAAGGTGCTGCGTGGAACTTCTCAGCAATTTTCTGCGCTTCATTATGTACTTCATTCCAAATAAATGTATATAATCTGGACATTTGTGCTATGCTGGCATGCAAATAAGTCAGTTAAATTCAAATGAGACGGggtatatgaaaaataaaaacagttATAGACACAGAAATAAAGGTCAATGCAGATAGAACAGATATTCAGAGCCCTAAATTCAGAGTATGAGAAAAGTAATTTATGTTGCTATAAAGAAAATTCTTCACAATAGCGGGAATCATATCACAACATTCtgcaaaattttttgaaacaggttaaaattaattgtagAACCCAGtgagaaacaaaagaatatcAGAATCCCTAAAATGAACACAAAAATACacaaaaacatatatatttctgaaagaagaaaaacttgaGGAACTGCCCACTAAAGTACCCACAACATAGTCACctaattttacaaataaaaacttCTTATCCTTTCCCAAGGTCACCTACACAAAATTTAAAGGCAGATGTATCTGTCAAGGTTTTCCTCCCACTTATCAACTTTACATGTAATGGCAAAATCAGGGATTATCATATTGATAATATTAGTTCTTCAATCAAAACAAAACTGATAGATATCTTTCAATTATGCTAGAATTAAGAGAAGATAAACTATGTTCTCAATAATTAGTTTCTGTATCATAACATACAGCGTTGTAATATCACCAATTGGTTAGATGTTCAGGGATCAGTGAAACATCATCCACCATCCAACCATGTCAAACGAGAAGCCTTGGAAGAAGCCAAACTTATTTCATCAAACAATATGTATCTATTCCAAAGACTCAAACATCATAGCAGAATGGCAGTAATACCTGGCCTTGAAAGGGGTCTCAGATCTCCATAATTTTAGAACCTTGAGGACATCATCAAGCGTAACTTGAGTTTTAAAGCCAATATCATTTACTAGCTTTCCACTTCTCACCTAAAAAGAAGCATATAACATTGGATTTAAAGTCAGAAAAATTCTTATGCTGAAGGGAAGAAGTAAAATTTCTTACTGTTGTAAGAGTAGGTATTGATTTGACACAACCTTCAGAACTTTCAGAGAGAAGGTTCAATGAGAAGAAACAATTTTATGCCATCATCAAATGATAATATCAATATCAAACAAACCTTTGGAACAGCATATGGTGCAAATGCACCTAGGATTGAACGCACTGGATCACAGTCATGGAACAACTCTTTAGCATAGTGAAGCTTATCATCCATGCTAGATACCACCCACTGGATATCACAGATTTTGcacaaaaatgaagatttgaaagGTCTACTATCACCACATGATTTCAGATTGCAGCAACCAGCAGCTTTCCCACTAAAACAATCATCCCAAAGTTCATCAAGAACCTCCAACAAGTACGTACAGCCTTCCTGATTGCCACTTGCGGACAATAGGGATAACAACTGACCTAACTCATAAGATTCCCAATCCTTGACAACTGATCCAGGGGCAATTAAGTCCCAATCTGACAAGAAACTCTGAATAACAGAATGAGACATATCAGCAAAGCTTTTATCAAGTTGAACCACTTGCACAAAATCTGTGACACCAATTTCCAGGAAAAAGTCCCTCCACTTCTTCAAACCAGATGAGAGCAACCTGGAAGCTGGATGCTTCAAATATGTGATATCAACCTCATGCCATTTCACATCCAAGTCATTTATCAACCTATTTATATTGACAGGGTTATCAAATTCTTTACTAAAATGAACTGATACTTCAACTGGTCTTTTAAAGCCATAATTTGTTAATATAAAAGCTTTATTTCGTAACTCTGAGATAATGTAATCCCTCTCAACACGACAACTCGAACAGCTAGATTGTAAGTGAATCATCACAAAGCAGAGGTAATCTATCATCAAATTCCTGTCTCTAGTTTTGATTCTTTCATCAGATATATCTGGCAAAATATGCACCTTAACGATTTCATGTGCAGAGAGCTGTTGGACACCAATATTCTGAAGCACACTAGTAATGTTTCCCACTAGAGTCATATCTACATATGAGATACTGACAGCTGATGCAGAAAAAAGGGCAGGACTAACAAACCGAAGTTTAGCATACAATGTAGGAAAAGCTTCAAGCCCAAGCTCCCCTTCAAACCCATTATTTATGGCATCCGAGTGTAACCAAATTGTACCTTCATCAACGGAGCTAAAGGTACCATCTGAAAGAGGAAGAAATGGAATTTTCCTAAGATTATCTACGAGAACTGTTTCTATTTCACAAATGAGTGAGGCCTGCCCAGAAGAATGAAATGAGATTGTATGAAACTCGTTCAACCAAGATGATATCCAAGGTAGGCCCATAGATTTAAGGCCATTTTCTCTTTGACACAAAGAAGATATAATCTGGACAAGAACTTTGGGACCATAGTCCTGTATACCTAATGCCCTAGCCAAAGCATCAGAGAAAACTATGTCCTTGTCCAAATATCCAAGACCAAGGTGCTCATGGAGAAAGGCATCAGGAAAAAGCTTACGAGCCGATTCAGTCCAGCCTCTTAGAACTCTGCAAGGGGGTACCCACTGATTTTTGTCTCCTTCCAAAATAAAGCAGTTTGACATTCGTAACTTAGAGATGATCATTCGAGGAAGGCAAGAAAAAAATCCATGCACTTCCCCAACAAGCGGAACAAAACTCATGTAGACTGTGACAGCTTTTCCAGGATTTTCCTGGAAACAAGGGAGGGAACAAAATGATCTCTCTGCACAAACAAACAAACTGGGATACTGTGACAGTAACCACTGGTTCCAGGGGCTATCTACATCAACTTCCTCTCTAGATGaaggaagaacaaaatcaCCTTGAAGAATAAATTTCAGACCATATGTCctcaaaggaagaaaagcaaaaacagGTTGTTGGTCCAGAAATGGTCTGTAACACCCGCACTCAGACTCCTGCAGTGTAAATGCTATAGAAATCTCCGTTATTTGCACATCACGATGAATAATATCAGCCTGCAACTTCTGGGATGCTACAAACCATGTCATGTTATCTGTCCCACATGAAACCTTTACAATACCATTACccacaatttcttttctcataACAATAGAAGAATTATTGAGCAAGTTCCGAAACACAATACACTGAAGCCTGTGGAGAAAGAGTAATAAGGAAGGATGAAGATCGGAaaacatggagacaatattgTTCATATCATTTCCCTTAGATGTTACTGATCTAAAGGGAAGAATAACGCAAGTGTTCCAACATTTATTATCCAGCTGATTATTGCATCCACTCAACAGCATTTTAAAAGAGTCAACATTACAAGCAGGTACTAGAGTTGGCAAAACAAAACCTATCTGACCATCACTTATATCAAACTTGACATGAAACCCATTGGAATGAATCTCAGGAGCATCTGTAACCTGCAAAATGCCCAAAAAAAACTCATAGAAACCAGTAATTAACACAATACACCCAGTAAGTACCTTTCAATTGAGATTCTTGTAGCAAAGAGTGCAGGAAAAAGTTTCGAGTGAGTAGTAGATCGGCATACTAA is drawn from Theobroma cacao cultivar B97-61/B2 chromosome 4, Criollo_cocoa_genome_V2, whole genome shotgun sequence and contains these coding sequences:
- the LOC18602687 gene encoding stress response protein NST1; amino-acid sequence: MATTGSSSFKTLSKTLLRSFSSKSSHHSNHQQSHKFLEPSSFLGSWKSPNDPKDAEKKLAQLRRDYAKQVKDVRKEYIHEMELSRLEKLRKEEARKEAIRVANEERKRLKAEAAKVRAQERMIAEEEFRQTLLKERAEKLEYWRTTQKKHEGKKKEMRELLHRQSSMWIDEHDLERTMLAGIVEITPL